The genomic interval AAATATCGTTCTTTAGCAAATCCTATAATGATTTACACTTCTAGCATTTGAAATTTATCCACAAATATATGCATTTTTAGAGTACTACTTTTTGCCCCAGCCACTCCTCATCCAATTCGCCCATTTAATGAGAGGTATTATAGTATTTTTCATTCACCGTCAATCTCCAAAATCCAAAAGTGCTCATATTTTtggaaaacaaataaacaattgaATTTGTGGATATTAAGAATACATGTGACACGTCCGATACTGAACAGAAAAATGCCTTCATTACATTTTGGTGGACCAAGCACAATAACAAACATATGCTCCGCACTGGAGTATTGGGTAATGTGACAGTTGAAAATACAGTACTACCACAATGGTcagggggcaaaaaaaaaaaaaaatcaacacttgcgatttttttttatagaaaagcaTGTATTTTGCTTTGGCTATCATCATGAATTAATTGATTGTCATGAACACGAACAGTAAACAACCAGCCCAATTTACATGCTTTAGAAGGGCATTCATATTCTGCATTCGGCAAGTGAAAAATGAATCAATCAATCGCAAAGCGAAAAGGCTGACCTATACAACAGGAGATCAGGAAAACCGGTTAAACGATCAAGATGACTCTGCCTGCTGTGCTGCTGGCTTCAGTCCACTGCACGTCGCCATAATAACTTGGCTCGGTGAGGTTACAACTTGACTTGACGCTCACCTTACACTGATTGCATCCTTGGTTCGGCTGCAAAATCTTGAATTGGCCAGGCATTCGTGTGGGTTAGCATAAAAGTAATCCTCTTCTTTTGGCTTATTTTCAAGTTTCTGCCGACAGGACGGTTGAACTACACGATTTCTATGAGTTTCCTGGACAGAAGATGCAAAATTGTTCCAAGAGATTGTCTTATTGTTGTACAGATCTATAAATCCAACCAATTTCTGTCGGTCTAGTAGCACACTTCTCCTGAAACCCAGGAACCTGAAATATTGAAATGCCAATAAAAAACTAATGACCACAACATATATCTGATTGCACGACAACTTTTGGCTACATGATCAAATCATACTGAACTGAACAAGAAGCTTGATTTTCATAAAGAGGAAATCTGGCTGTGTCCATACCTCCGTTGACCTTCAACAAGTTTTGCCATGTTACCATCATAAGTAGGAATGAAAATATCACTGGCTGTGGATACAATGAAGTCAAGTGCAGCCATCTGAGAAGAATGGTTCTGGAATTGTCGTAGAGCTTCCAAGTCTAGCAGCGTCTCCTTTCTTACCTGAAAGATATTCAACACTGTTTATATAGCGAAGTGAGTGAACATTTAGGCAATGAAGTGGTATCCCAAAACATGTGAAACAGTGTTGGCAGACAGATAGGGAAAAAAACACATGCATTGAAATTTATGAAAACTGTACTACAATTATTACCAGTTACCATAACACGtggaaaaggcaaaaaaaattgGCAGCATTTTGACTACAATATCGCACTTACAAGTTTTGGAAATGCAGCTTGTAATGGTTCTAATCTTTTTTCTCCCCCATAAATTTCACCGGCAGCAATGTATATGAGAGTGTCCTTCTGAAATCCCAGAGCTTTCAGAATAAAAGATGTCTCCTCAGGTGTAAGTGGGCATAGCCCTTGCAATCTCTTAGCTTGTGAATCAATTTCCTTTTCTCTCCACCATGGATAAGCATATCTGTTTGAGAAAAAGTTGGCCTCAGTTGCTTGTGGCTTGTTGTACTTTTCTTACACAGAAAACATTGAGACACTTATCTTAGAGACATAGAGGTGCAATTGTGTGTCCATACTCAGCACTCAAGAATAAGATAGCAATTGACTAATTTGACAATATTAAGAATAAATgggtattttttctttttcatgtcaTTGAAATGAATCCACcataaaaaggagagaaaaactAGGTATGAAAATGACGATTTAATAGACTCAGAGTGATGTTTTATAAACTCAAATAATTACCAAAAAAGTAATACGAGAATGTTACATAGAATTGTAGAAGACTGTTACACATAGTATCTATGACATGAACAATCATTTCTAGACGAGTTAAGGGGGTATAGATAACATCATTAAACTATTACCCCTTTCATTTTAAATAGATGTTGTTTTGAATTGTGTGTAGTCAATGACATTAGTAGGTACATAGCGAAGGAAAAAAGGTCCAAATCATCATAGCTCTAATATTTTTAGTGAATATATGACTAGAAAAAGTAATGGTCAAAGGTGCATATTCGAACCATGCAAATGTCCTATAAAcgacataagaaaaaaaacacaaaaccaTGGAGAGTGAGAGAGTGTGTGTTTTGGTTGAATAGGGGGATGGTGTTTGCCTCCTACTACAACAAACGACATaagaaaaaacggagggagcaatGGAGTGTGGTATTTCCTCTTATATGCAAGGAACTACTTGGGTCAATATCTGAAAGGCTACATTTTggtatttattaatatatatataagagcaCAAGATGGCTTTTGACCTCATTCTTTTGAGCTCTTCAGCTTCTTCTTGAGAAAGACCATGATTGCAACCAGAAAAGGCCAGCATGTCCATCTCATAGCGTAAATGCAAGGCCACAAATGATCCCTTGGCCTGAAGTTTCTGCACCAGTTTATTCCCCAAGGCCTCAATTTGAGGGGTGAACTTCAGTGCATGAAAATTAACACGGCACCTAAGTAGTTGAAGCTGTGTACTGATACCATTGTTTGCTAACCGAGCATCCGTCTTGTTAAAATGGATGACGCTATATTTGCTGAATAATGGTAAGATCTGCATAGATAAGATACCATGAagagtatataatatatagcaaGCATGTGTCAAGCAAGATATATGTACAAACCTGATGCAAGTAATATTTTTCATCAGACCAGCTCACAGGTGGCATATTAAGTATATTGTTTGAATCCTCTGGACCAAACCTCTTCGGAAGCTGTTTAACAATGTGCACTTCATCTCTTAATGTGTCAATGAAATGTTTAACATCAAATATATCTTCAAAATTGCTGCAAAGTATTGCAAAAATATCGCACATTTCAGATATTAACATGGTAGGTCCAGTACATAACCTATCCTACAAAATGAAAAATACCTTTGATCAGCCCAGAATGACCTCTTGTCTAGTTCTGGGACAACCATTGTAAGGTTTAGCAAGCGAGCAACCGCCACCATGTCACATATCTGGAATATATGGTTTCAAAATAACAGAAGTATAAAAAAGTGAGAGACAATATAATACTGAGCAGCAAAACTAactcaagtaaaaaaaaaaaaacaactgacCTCTGAACGCATCTGATTCAAACCCCCATTGCAAGATACCTTCAGATAACCATTACTCTTATAGACtcctaaaaacaaaaaaatcaagttAAAACTGATATGCCCAAGTGATGATTAATGCTGCTTCTTAAGTAAACATTCAAAAAAATGAGGATGTCAATCAGCTAGTGCATCCATTTATGTTCTGCCGTGACTTCTAGAGTGAAAACCATTTTTCTCATCAATCGCAACTGTACTTGAAGCAGCCGCTTCTACAACTTCACTAACTTACTATCAATTTGGGAAAGGGCAATAACAAGTTCATCCACATTTGAATCCAATACACTTTCATTTGTACAATTCTACTCATCCCTACAGAATGCCACCAAATCCATAcacatcaaaattcaaaactgaACAAAACTTAAATCAAACTCCGCGAAgaaataactaaacaaataaacaaataaataagacACGGAGGAGATCACGCACTTCGAGGCGGAAGCGCGGTGGGCGGAGGCGAGggctccgcgtcgccggcgaggccgaaCAAGGCGAGGAGGCGTCCGACGGCCACGAGCTGCCCGACGAAGGCCCACAGCAGCACGGCGCCGCACCCTGCCAGGAGCCAAACCCTAGGCCTCGACCTCGCCATCGCTCCCCCACCCTACATccaccgccccctcctcctcctcctcctgatccCCGCCACCGGCATTGGCagccgcggcagcagcagctcctcctccgcctcctggTTCGAGAAGGTTCCAGAAGATTCGGGAGGGGCCTAGCTgcgattctttttttctttttccgttTGGCGTAGATGGGCTAGTGCCGTTTGTGTTGGCTTTGGTTTTTGGTAAAGGATCTGCTTGTCTAGTTGTCTTTCGTACGAGCGGCGGCGATTAGTCTAGTGGTGGTCAGGAGGAATCCACACACGAGACATTCCAGACATCTTTAGGGTCCAGCATGTTTATTTGTTTAGTGGAGTTGAATAAAAGGTTATATTTGGCATTGCCACTTGGAGTATTAAATCTATGGACTCTTTGAAACACAGTATTGTCAAAACAAAATAGAAGAAATAACACATGATTGAAATGCCCTGGCAATTTAAATTCTATGGATTGTGAACATGTAGAAAAACTACATAAATGATTGTTTCGATGGAGCAGGAAAACACAAGAATTATAAGAGATATAaacaaaggaattgtgttttcAAATAAGTTGAACCTCATGtcaaaatttttatgttttGAGCCAATCTTAAAGAATTTCATAAGATATTTGGATGCCTATTTTTTTGACTCAAAGGATCGCAAAGGAAAGTTTTCCACTGAATTGAGTTCCTTcaaatttccttcaaaaaaacTTTGTCCCAAAGGAGTACTGTTTAAGTAAATAGTACTATAAGGTAATGTAGTAGCATGGTGAGAAGTGTAAGGATTTATGAGCCGAGACAGCGGGCAACAATAGCTAATGAAACACATCTAAGAGCGAATGAAAATGGAGCACACTCGGTTTGTTGCACTATAATTACGTCGCAACTAACTACTAAAGGAAACAACACAGTCGCTGTCGAGCACAACAGGAAGCCTAGCTGCAGCAAATGCAGTCGAGCGCCCGTGAAAAAAGAACATTATAGAGTATTTACTTAACCGCTGTGATTGCTATTGGAGAACAAGGAA from Oryza glaberrima chromosome 3, OglaRS2, whole genome shotgun sequence carries:
- the LOC127766677 gene encoding rhamnogalacturonan I rhamnosyltransferase 1, producing MARSRPRVWLLAGCGAVLLWAFVGQLVAVGRLLALFGLAGDAEPSPPPTALPPRRVYKSNGYLKVSCNGGLNQMRSEICDMVAVARLLNLTMVVPELDKRSFWADQSNFEDIFDVKHFIDTLRDEVHIVKQLPKRFGPEDSNNILNMPPVSWSDEKYYLHQILPLFSKYSVIHFNKTDARLANNGISTQLQLLRCRVNFHALKFTPQIEALGNKLVQKLQAKGSFVALHLRYEMDMLAFSGCNHGLSQEEAEELKRMRYAYPWWREKEIDSQAKRLQGLCPLTPEETSFILKALGFQKDTLIYIAAGEIYGGEKRLEPLQAAFPKLVRKETLLDLEALRQFQNHSSQMAALDFIVSTASDIFIPTYDGNMAKLVEGQRRFLGFRRSVLLDRQKLVGFIDLYNNKTISWNNFASSVQETHRNRVVQPSCRQKLENKPKEEDYFYANPHECLANSRFCSRTKDAISVR